Sequence from the Thioclava sp. GXIMD4216 genome:
TTCCACCGCAAAGCGCCGGTCCAGCGCCTTGGGCAAAGCCACCGAGAGGCCGCGCACCGAAAGCACAGCACCCGTGGGCGTTGTTTGAGCCGTCATAGTTTGTCCAGTCGTTTGTCATTATTATAGAGGCCCAGCTTCGGGCCGGAACGACCGGAGCGGCAAGCCCTATACGGGATCTGCGCCAGAACCGGACCGGAAACGCTAATAATGAAGGCAGATCACAAGGCTCGCGCCCAAAAAACGACCGCCCCAACCGGATCACATCAGGTCGCCGTCGGGCCGGACCAGCGGCCCGACGGCAGGGAGAGTTTAGCCGACCAGATCGACCCCGCCATCGACCGCAAGGGTCTGACCGGTAATGAAACCATTCTGCATCAGGAACAGATAGGCCGAGGACACCTCTGCGATCTCGGCAGTGCGCCCCAACGGGATGAGATCCGAGAAATGTTGCTTGGTCTGCGCCACCTCCGCCTCTGACATACCACGCCACAGCGGCGTGACGGTCCATGTCGGCGACACCGCATTGACACGGGCCTTCGGAGCCAGTTCCACGGCCAGACCACGCACCATCGTCGAAATCGATTCATTGCCGACAATCGCGCCCGACGCCCCTTGCGGACGTCCGCCGGACCCCGCCGTGAACGTCATGCTGCCACCTTGCGCGATTTTTGGGGCTGCCGCACGGGCAATGCGCAGATTGGCAAAGAGCTTCTCTTCAACCGCGCGATGGATCGTTTCATAATCGGCAGAGAGGAACCCGCCGCCCATAAAGCCGCCCGCCATCGAAACCAGATGGTCGAACTGCGCGATCTGGTCAAAGAAGCTGCTGATCGAGGCCGGATCGGCGGCATCCAGCACCGCCCCCGATACCGTATGCCCCGCCGCGCCCATCTCTGCGATGACCGCATCAAGCTTGGCACGATCCCGTCCGGTGATCGTCACCTTTGCCCCAAGCTCTGCCGCCGAAAGGGCGGTGGCTTTCCCAAATCCCGACGTACCGCCGATCACAACGACGGTTTTTTGCGCTAAAGTCACTGGATATTCCTTTTTTCAATGCCTCGTGCAGGTCGCCGTTGCGACCCGGACAAAGGCTGGACACGCCCCGCACGGGCCACTGTGTCCGTGCGGTAAAGAGGCCGGATTACGGCTGGAAGCTTCCGGCAAGGGCGGCAGCCGTGGCCTGATCATCGTCACCGGACGAGCCGCTCACACCAATCGCACCGACAATCTGCCCGTTATAAAGGATGGGCATCCCCCCTTGCAGCGGGAGAACATTCGGCACGGTGGCCATCGACGGGCTGCCGGAATTGATCATATCCTCGAAGCCTTTCGACGGCCCCTTGAGAAACGCCGCCGCATGGGCCTTGCCGATTGCGACATCGACGGTCACCAGCGCCGCCCCATCCATACGTGCGAACGCCACCAGATATCCGGCACGATCGACCACCGCAAAGCTGAGGTTCTTCTGTGCCTTGAGTGCCTGATCCACGCCTTTCTGGACCAGTGCCTGTGCGGCGGATACCGAGATATCCGCGCTTGTTACGATTTGGGTTTGCGTCATGTGGTCACCATTCTGAACAGTCTGGCCTTGCGCGGCAGCATTTGTTGCCGCAGCCAGAGAAAAACACAAGGAAACGGCCCCGAGGGCCGGAGAAATCCGGAAAAGAGAGATCATGTCGTTCCGATATTATCCTTTTTTGCAGATGCGTCCGCACCGGTTTCGGACCGCCCCACTAACGGGTCCGCATTCTCGATGAGACGCCGGAGCATCGCACCGAATTGCTGCACCTCCTCAGAACCGAAGCCCTGCAAATGCTGGTTGATCACATCGATGGCGACCGGCTTGAGCGCAGGATACAGCGCCGCCCCTTTTTCGGTGAGCGACAGGATGATCATCCGCCCGTCTTTCGGATCCGGGGCCTTTTGCACCAGACCGAGCTTGATCAGACGATCAAGCATCCGCGTCATGGCCCCGCTGTCATAATCCAGCCCGCGACACAGTTCGGCGGCGGTGCGATTGGCGCCCCCGCCAATGCGGATCAGGACAACAAGTTGCGGACCGCTGATCCCGAGGCTTCTGGCCCGCTTGTCGACCGCCCGTGACAAAAGCGAGGCCGCATCAATCAGCAAGCGCCCGAAATTATCCAGCGGGTCGTAATCGTGATCGGTCAGATGCGGCACGGTGGCTCCTTTCAAACGGCTGACAGACAGTTTCCCTGCCTAGGCAGTTATTTGGTCGGGAACG
This genomic interval carries:
- a CDS encoding SDR family oxidoreductase, which translates into the protein MTLAQKTVVVIGGTSGFGKATALSAAELGAKVTITGRDRAKLDAVIAEMGAAGHTVSGAVLDAADPASISSFFDQIAQFDHLVSMAGGFMGGGFLSADYETIHRAVEEKLFANLRIARAAAPKIAQGGSMTFTAGSGGRPQGASGAIVGNESISTMVRGLAVELAPKARVNAVSPTWTVTPLWRGMSEAEVAQTKQHFSDLIPLGRTAEIAEVSSAYLFLMQNGFITGQTLAVDGGVDLVG
- a CDS encoding MarR family transcriptional regulator, which gives rise to MPHLTDHDYDPLDNFGRLLIDAASLLSRAVDKRARSLGISGPQLVVLIRIGGGANRTAAELCRGLDYDSGAMTRMLDRLIKLGLVQKAPDPKDGRMIILSLTEKGAALYPALKPVAIDVINQHLQGFGSEEVQQFGAMLRRLIENADPLVGRSETGADASAKKDNIGTT
- a CDS encoding heme-binding protein, translated to MTQTQIVTSADISVSAAQALVQKGVDQALKAQKNLSFAVVDRAGYLVAFARMDGAALVTVDVAIGKAHAAAFLKGPSKGFEDMINSGSPSMATVPNVLPLQGGMPILYNGQIVGAIGVSGSSGDDDQATAAALAGSFQP